A window of Roseiflexus castenholzii DSM 13941 genomic DNA:
GACCATGCCGGATGTTCACAGGTCATTGGTAGTAGAACTCCACGCCCGCCAGGTCGTACTCATCGAATTTCACCGTCAGATCGATCCCGCGTGTTTCAGGTGACGTGATCTCGATGAGCACCGTCGGGCGCACCCCTTCGGCAGCGACATCGAAGGCGCTCCAGTTTTTGTGTTCACGTACGCCGAAGATCGCTGCGAGGTCGGGTCTGTGCGCCTTCAGCGCCAGGTCGTCCCAGGCGATGCGCACATCGTACAGCACGACGGCGCCGGTGACTCCCGCCAGCCGTCTGCGCAGGACAGTGTACAGGTACACGCAAATGTGTTGATGGAGGTTGCTATGGGTCACCTGGTCGCCTTCCTGTGGATGCAGCACATCTTCCAGCGTCAGGGGCGCCTGCTCGAACGTGATGCTGCCGTTGGGCACGGTGCGCTCGACGTAGCGCCGGCCGTAAGGGAAGGGATTGTCTGGCGGCGCAACGATGGCTTCCCGGGCAGATGCGCTCATAGGACTCGCTCCAACGGGCACGGTTTGCTTCCATTTCAGATGCGCTACAATGGAACGTAATGCTGGTGACGATTCCGATAACCGATCCGGGCGTATCGTTGCGCGACGCGCTCACTGCTGCACTCGGCAGCGAGGGTGAGGCGGCATGGCTGATCGCGCGCGGGGGAGTATGGGTGAATGGAAGGCGTGTACGCGACCCGGATGTGCGGCTTCCGGTTGACGCAACTGTCGTGGTTCAGCGCCCGCCCGACGGCATCTACCGCGATCCGGTTGTGACGTCGGCAATGATCCTGTATGAGGACGCAGACCTGATCGCGCTCGATAAACCGATAGACACCTATGTCGAGGCGACGCCGTGGGATGCAGAGGGGCACCTGCGCGCGGCGCTGGCGCATTTCCTGGAGGTGCGCGACGGTTCTGCGCCGCCATTACATCTGGCGCACCGCCTCGACCGGGACACATCGGGCGTTCTCCTGCTCTCGAAAGCGCCGGATGTCAACGCAGCGCTGCAACGCGCTTTTCGAGAAGGAGCGGTGCGCAAGACCTATCTGGCGCTCTGCGCCGGGCTGCCTGCCTTCGACGAGATCGAGATCGAAACCGGGCATGGGCGCGGACGTGGCGGCGTCTTCCGCGTCTTTCCGCATGAGGAGATCGGGCGCGCGCTTCCACAGGGTGGAACGGTCAAAGCCATGCGTACCCGCTTGCGCGTCGTTCGACGGATGGACGACGCGGCGCTGGCGTGCGCCACGCCCCTCACCGGTCGCACCCATCAGATTCGCCTGCACCTCGCCTTCCTGGGGCATCCGCTGATCGGTGATGTCAAGTATGGCGGACCATCAACCTGGCGCGGCGTTGTTGTGCAACATCATCACCTGCATGCATGGCGACTCGAATTACCGCACCCGCGCAGCGGCACGGCGCTCATCATTGAGTCGCCGGCGCCGACATGGGCGAATCTTCCTGATGCAAAGACGCTCCTCGCGCGCTGATGGCGACGCGTGGCATTCTGGTGCGATGTGATAACATTTACCGCGTGGTTGGCGGGGTTGTGGTCGCCGCTGGCGCAAACATGCGCGATGCAACATAGTTGGCAATCCCTTCGGCGTTGGCGTACTCCATATTTGCCAGCACGATGATCGTCGCGCGGTCGTCGGGGTAGCGGGCAAAGAAGGTGGCGACGCCGGTCATATTACCGGGATGACTGATGCGCCGTCGTCCATCGATGGTTTCGATCTTCCAGCCAAAACCGTAATTGCGCAGCGCCGGAGTAAACATCTGCTCCAGTTGGGTGCGCGTAAGCGCCTCTTCGGTAGAGAGCGCCTGATCCCAGCGAAAGAGATCGCCGACGGTCGAGTACAACCCTCCGGCGGCGTAGAGAGTGGAGGCGTCGAGGAAGCCGGATTTCCTGCCGGGTGTGACATACCCCTGCGCGCCGTCGATGATTGTGCCGCGACTGGTATCATAGCCGGTATTCGTCATGCCGAGCGGAACGAAGAAGCGTTGCTCCAGATAATCGGCGTACTCCATGCCCGACACGCGCTCGATGATCAATCCGAGCAGCACATAGTTCGAATTGCAGTAGTGGTAAAGCGTGCCTGGCGCAAAACTGAGCGGGAAATCCCGGAATCGCTCGACCAGTTCCTGTGGCGTTGCCGGGTTCATTTCGGTCGGCTCGAACCCGGCGAAGGCGGTATAGTCCACGAGCCCGGAAGTATGCGTCAGCAGATGGCGAATCGTCAGCGGCTTCCAGGCGTCAGGGCAGGGATCGAGATAGGCGCAGATAGCGTCATCGACGGTCAATTTGCCATCCTGCTGCAACGCAAGAATAGCGGCGGCAGTGAACTGTTTGGTGACCGACGCAAGTCGGAAGCGGGTCTGCACGGTGTTGGGGACGTTATCATCGGCATTACCGTACCCCCGTGCAATGACCACCTCGCCGTTTTGGGCGACGAGCACGGCGCCCTGAAACTGTCCGCTGCTCGTCAGTCCGCTCAGGTAGGCATCGATCTCGCGTCCGAGCGGGCTGAGCGGCGGCGCGCCGGGACCCGCCCCCGCCATCAGGGTTGGCGTTGGCGGTGGCGCCGGCGTCGCCGATGGCTGCGGGATCTGTGTTGGGCGCGGCGTTGCTGAAGCGGCAACTGTGGGCGCAGGTGCGACCGCTGCCGGAAGCGGGGTTGGGGGCGGGGCGGCTTCTTGCTGCATCCGGCGTGTTATGAACGGCGCGCTGCACGTGCCGAGCACAATGAGCAGGGCGCCTGCGGCAATGGCAACCGCGCGCCACACCGGCGTTGCGGCACGCTGTGCGTGATGTCGCCGTCGGCGACGATTGCGGGATTGAGAGTACACGGGTTGCATGCGACTCGTTGTGCGGTCGAGAATTGAGAACCTGATAGCAGGGGTTAGGGGTCAGAGACGACCGTCAACCTTTTCACCCTCCACCGGTGCGTTGCGCGGCGCCGTGGCGCCCGGGTTGTGATCCACGAAGGACACGAATGGGCACGAAGCCGCCTGACTTTTCCATAACACGAACTTTTCACCCTCCACCGGTGCGTTGCGCGGCGCCGTGGCGCCCGGGTTGTGATCCACGAAGGACACGAATGGGCACGAAGCCGCCTGACTTTTCCATAACACGAACTTTTCACCCTCCACCGGTGCGTTGCGCGGCGCCGTGGCGCCCGGGTTGTGATCCACGAAGGACACGAATGGGCACGAAGCCGCCTGACTTTTCCATAACACGAACTTTTCACCCTCCACCGGTGCGTTGCGCGGCGCCGTGGCGCCCGGGTTGTGATCCACGAAGGACACGAATGGGCACGAAGCCGCCTGACTTTTCCATAACACGAACTTTTCACCCTCCACCGGTGCGTTGCGCGGCGCCGTGGCGCCCGGGTTGTGATCCACGAAGGACACGAATGGGCACGAAGCCGCCTGACTTTTCCATAACACGAACTTTTCACCCTCCACCGGTGCGTTGCGCGGCGCCGTGGCGCCCGGGTTGTGATCCACGAAGGACACGAATGGGCACGAAGCCGCCTGACTTTTCCATAACACGAACTTTTCACCCTCCACCGGTGCGTTGCGCGGCGCCGTGGCGCCCGGGTTGTGATCCACGAAGGACACGAATGGGCACGAAGCCGCCTGACTTAACACGAAACCTGAACGCCGTCCACGTGCAACCCTTATTACCCTGCCTGCGCGTCTGCTCTGTATTGAGGCGGGTGTTGCGCGATTGAGCGCGCCATCCGCCGGCAATCCTTATTACCCTGCGCGCATCCATGCGCTGCGCTGCCGGAGGAGATCACGATAGACGCTAAGAATATCGCAGGCGACGTGTTCCCAGCCGAACCGCAACGCGCGTTCGCGCGCCGCAGCGCCCATAGCGGCACGCCCGGCATCGTCCCGCAGCAGGCGCTCAAGATGCCGCGCCAGCGTCACCGGATCGGCTGGCGGGGTCAACAACCCGCTCACGCCATCTTCCACAATGAACGCCGGACCTCCCGCATTCGTGGCGATAACCGGCCTGCCGCATGCCAGCGCTTCGAGCGCCGCCATTCCGAACGACTCATAGTGCGACGGCATGGTCACAACATCGGCGGCAGCATAGTACAGCGGCAGACGATCCTGCGGTTGCGCTCCGGCGAAGTGAACGACATCGGCGATGTCGAGCCGCTGGCGCAGCGCGTCCAATCGCCGTTGCTCGGCGTTCCATTGCGCGCGTTCCTCTTCGCCGCCGCCGCCGACGATCAGCGTCGTCAGCGCGCCGCACCACGCAGGGTGGCGTTGCAGCAGCAGCGCGCCGGCTTCGATCAGCGCGTCGATCCCCTTGAGCGGCTCAATACGCGCCACCAGCAGGACGACGCGGTGTGGGGGAGGCGGCAGATCGAGCGCCGCGCGCGCCTCCACGAGATCGCGGGGTCGAAAGCGGCGCAGGTCAACACCGGCCGGCACAACCCTGATCTTCTCTGCGTCCGCGTTATAGTGCCAGACCATCTGCGCCCGGTCGAGCGGCGTTGCTGCAATGATCATATCAGCCTCGCGCAGAATGCCTCCCTCGACAGCGACTCGCTGCCTGGTCTCGCGTTCTTCTGACCCGCGCGCCACCTGGTTTTTCATTGCGCCAAGGGTATGGAACATATGCACGACAGGCGCGCCCCAACTGCGGCGCAGCGCCAGCGCCGCTTCGCCGGAGACCCAGTAATGACTGTGGATGATGTCGTAGTGCAGGTCTTCACTATCGGCGAAGCAGCGCACCCGCCCAATAAACTCCGGCAAATAGTCCAGCAGACGATTTTTGTCGTAGGGGGCTGATGGACCGGCGCGCACGTGGATCAGTCGCACCCCCTGATCGATCGGAACGATCGCCGGCGCGGTGCGTTCCTGCGCGCGGGTGAAAATATCGACCGAAATGCCGCGCCGTCCGAACTCGCGGCTCAATTCTCGAACATACACATTCATGCCACCCGCCTCCTTGCCTCCGAGACGCGCGAGGGGGCTGCTATGAACGCTGAGCATTGCAATGCGCATGCAATTATTCTCCCGTATTGTGTGATGTGCGTAAAAGCGCGTACACGGCGCTCCTGCACAGGCGCGGAGCCTATCAGCCGGATCGTTCCTGCCAGACATCAAGAGGGACGCGATTGCCGCATCCCTCTTGCGCCTCCGTGCGCTCTGTTCCCTGATATTATACGGGCAAAGAGCATTGGCGTATGCATGGTGCAGGAATGCGTTCCCGAATCGGCGCAGACCGGGAACCATAGCTTTGCGCGGAAGAGTGGAGCAGCGCGTATGGCGTTGTCATTCATTCTGAGCAACGTGGATGGATGACATTGCGCTCTCTGTCGTGCTGAACACAGGAGCCGAAGCCCTGAGCAAAGCAAAGAGACCACGAAGGGGAAGCATCTCACAGGGCAGCGATGGAAAAGGATTGCTCCATTCTGGATGGTCATGAGCGTCCAGCACACTTCTGGCACGCATCACTTTTCCCCGGCGAGATTTTCTAGAGCGGACCAGTTGGCGCAGTTCCTTCTCTTCGTTTTCAAGGAGCTGTATGGGATACTTGGGTTTTGGACGTGGCATAGCGTTTTCCTCCTCGCCCAAGCATTCCATAGAGCCGTCTCATTCGGAAGAAATCTACGCAAGGCTGCGCTAAGGGAAGACGATTTCGATGAATGACACACCAAAACTACTTGATGTCGTCGCACTGCTTGAAGATATTCCCGATCACGATTTCCGCCGCGGACAGGTTGGCACGGTGAGAGAATAACCTGTCCCGCTTTTTTCATACAAAATCCACCCTTCTATCTGACGCACTATACAAATCAGGCTCATCTTCCACGTCTTGCATTGCGGATGATAACGACAAAGAAACCCAATCCTGCTTTTTTTGAACGTGTTTGCAAGTCGGGCGGCCAATGGTCTGCACATCACCCACAGGCGAGCTAAGCGCAGCGAGGCGAAGCCGTCAGGTGGATGCGCATGTTAGCAGCGCCCAACTTTCAACTCCTTGGCTCAATGTGAGCATTCAGCCAGTGTACAAACTCATTACGGTTCATTCTGCCCGACGCAACCTGAAGGATCACGCTCTCCTGTTCGTCTACTGTTGCTCGAATCTCATATCTGTTCAACACAAGGAACGTTTCCATCGCCGCATGTGCGGTCCGTTTGTTACCATCCACAAAGGGATGATTTTGGATGAGCGAGAAGCCAAGGGATACCGCTTTCTCCACAACTGTTGGATAAAGCTCGGCGCCGCCAAAAGTCATACGCGGCTGTGCTACGGCTGACTCCAAAGCTCCCAAGTCACGGATGCCCGCC
This region includes:
- a CDS encoding Uma2 family endonuclease; translated protein: MSASAREAIVAPPDNPFPYGRRYVERTVPNGSITFEQAPLTLEDVLHPQEGDQVTHSNLHQHICVYLYTVLRRRLAGVTGAVVLYDVRIAWDDLALKAHRPDLAAIFGVREHKNWSAFDVAAEGVRPTVLIEITSPETRGIDLTVKFDEYDLAGVEFYYQ
- a CDS encoding DUF4926 domain-containing protein, producing MNDTPKLLDVVALLEDIPDHDFRRGQVGTVRE
- a CDS encoding glycosyltransferase, coding for MNVYVRELSREFGRRGISVDIFTRAQERTAPAIVPIDQGVRLIHVRAGPSAPYDKNRLLDYLPEFIGRVRCFADSEDLHYDIIHSHYWVSGEAALALRRSWGAPVVHMFHTLGAMKNQVARGSEERETRQRVAVEGGILREADMIIAATPLDRAQMVWHYNADAEKIRVVPAGVDLRRFRPRDLVEARAALDLPPPPHRVVLLVARIEPLKGIDALIEAGALLLQRHPAWCGALTTLIVGGGGEEERAQWNAEQRRLDALRQRLDIADVVHFAGAQPQDRLPLYYAAADVVTMPSHYESFGMAALEALACGRPVIATNAGGPAFIVEDGVSGLLTPPADPVTLARHLERLLRDDAGRAAMGAAARERALRFGWEHVACDILSVYRDLLRQRSAWMRAG
- a CDS encoding RluA family pseudouridine synthase; translation: MLVTIPITDPGVSLRDALTAALGSEGEAAWLIARGGVWVNGRRVRDPDVRLPVDATVVVQRPPDGIYRDPVVTSAMILYEDADLIALDKPIDTYVEATPWDAEGHLRAALAHFLEVRDGSAPPLHLAHRLDRDTSGVLLLSKAPDVNAALQRAFREGAVRKTYLALCAGLPAFDEIEIETGHGRGRGGVFRVFPHEEIGRALPQGGTVKAMRTRLRVVRRMDDAALACATPLTGRTHQIRLHLAFLGHPLIGDVKYGGPSTWRGVVVQHHHLHAWRLELPHPRSGTALIIESPAPTWANLPDAKTLLAR
- a CDS encoding type II toxin-antitoxin system death-on-curing family toxin; amino-acid sequence: MRYLTLHEILEIYLRVMQQSGGLAGIRDLGALESAVAQPRMTFGGAELYPTVVEKAVSLGFSLIQNHPFVDGNKRTAHAAMETFLVLNRYEIRATVDEQESVILQVASGRMNRNEFVHWLNAHIEPRS
- a CDS encoding serine hydrolase domain-containing protein, coding for MQPVYSQSRNRRRRRHHAQRAATPVWRAVAIAAGALLIVLGTCSAPFITRRMQQEAAPPPTPLPAAVAPAPTVAASATPRPTQIPQPSATPAPPPTPTLMAGAGPGAPPLSPLGREIDAYLSGLTSSGQFQGAVLVAQNGEVVIARGYGNADDNVPNTVQTRFRLASVTKQFTAAAILALQQDGKLTVDDAICAYLDPCPDAWKPLTIRHLLTHTSGLVDYTAFAGFEPTEMNPATPQELVERFRDFPLSFAPGTLYHYCNSNYVLLGLIIERVSGMEYADYLEQRFFVPLGMTNTGYDTSRGTIIDGAQGYVTPGRKSGFLDASTLYAAGGLYSTVGDLFRWDQALSTEEALTRTQLEQMFTPALRNYGFGWKIETIDGRRRISHPGNMTGVATFFARYPDDRATIIVLANMEYANAEGIANYVASRMFAPAATTTPPTTR